A window of Tetrapisispora phaffii CBS 4417 chromosome 9, complete genome contains these coding sequences:
- the VPS51 gene encoding Vps51p (similar to Saccharomyces cerevisiae VPS51 (YKR020W); ancestral locus Anc_1.283) codes for MPEQIAHKKSSSVKISNKDKRLLLKEVYKLDDEANGTLSGNDQDGNKNQTSNNNDAVPMNDAKPTAQLTSNDMDSDNDDTLEVENLEGKPLNELEFKDLLHIHNRLLRKETDTNNSIKNVIYDNYYDLIKVNDLLKEMTDDNHTKLEQLRVTLEYITK; via the coding sequence ATGCCTGAACAAATCGCTCATAAAAAGTCATCGAGTGTTAAAATAAGTAATAAGGACAAAAGGCTGTTGCTGAAGGAAGTGTATAAGTTGGATGATGAAGCAAATGGCACATTAAGTGGAAATGATCAAGATGGCAATAAAAATCaaacttcaaataataacgATGCTGTCCCTATGAATGACGCCAAACCCACAGCTCAATTGACTTCGAATGATATGGATTCCGATAATGACGATACTCTGGAGGTTGAGAATTTAGAGGGAAAACCCCTGAATGAATTGGAGTTTAAAGACCTTCTGCATATCCATAACAGATTACTAAGAAAAGAAACTGAtactaataattcaattaaaaatgtcatATATGATAACTATtatgatttaattaaagtCAATGATCTATTGAAGGAAATGACTGATGACAATCACACGAAGCTTGAACAACTAAGGGTTACTCTAGAGTATATAACgaaatga